A single window of Drosophila suzukii chromosome 3, CBGP_Dsuzu_IsoJpt1.0, whole genome shotgun sequence DNA harbors:
- the LOC108014131 gene encoding serine protease snake yields the protein MRALNCLLFKFVFILASSFVSASPQNYYYNGYAQSAPWNTVVSIDNFGNCQAHDRPLVGRCVRYEDCISAIKSVPRVTPLLCPSSSPHQLVCCPHGGYVIPALRVSKSEEACSSAYPRSHHKRRRRRRNSNPNKEQVDPVEPIIQKRNQSDNFLAGGRLTLENEHPYMCALGWPSRRNRWIHSHGSSKRRYMFNCGCVMVAPRFAITAAHCANVGGEPPSVALIGGVELNSGRGQLIEIKQIIKHPHFDEETLVNDLAVIKLARRSNKPVACLWNQESLPESPLTALGYGQTKFAGPHSNDLLQIMLHHLNVQQCQRYLQNDDKLVNGLGSGQLCAGDYSGNMDTCQGDSGGPLLLHQHMRHQHHRIPYVVGITSFGGACATGEPGVYVRIVHYIQWIEQQVWP from the exons ATGAGGGCGCTAAATTGTTTGCTTTTTAAGTTCGTGTTCATTTTAGCATCGTCATTTGTTTCGGCCAGTCCACAGAACTATTATTACAATGGTTATGCACAGAGTGCGCCTTGGAATACAGTGGTTTCGATTGATAACTTCGGTAATTGCCAGGCCCACGATCGTCCTTTGGTTGGAAGATGTGTGAGGTACGAGGATTGCATCAGTGCCATCAAATCAGTGCCCCGAGTAACGCCCTTACTTTGCCCCTCGTCGTCGCCCCATCAACTGGTATGTTGTCCCCATGGCGGATACGTGATTCCGGCACTCAGGGTATCAAAGAGTGAAGAAG CCTGTTCGAGTGCCTATCCAAGAAGTCATCATAAGCGCCGCCGACGTCGTCGAAATTCCAATCCTAATAAAGAACAAGTGGATCCAGTTGAGCCCATTATCCAAAAGCGCAATCAGAGTGATAATTTCCTGGCTGGTGGGAGACTCACCCTGGAAAACGAGCATCCTTATATG TGTGCCCTCGGTTGGCCATCCCGCAGGAATAGATGGATCCATTCGCACGGCTCCAGCAAGCGGAGATACATGTTCAACTGTGGCTGCGTCATGGTTGCGCCACGGTTCGCCATAACGGCAGCCCACTGTGCCAACGTCGGCGG GGAACCCCCGTCGGTGGCGTTGATTGGCGGCGTTGAGTTGAACAGCGGTCGCGGGCAGCTGATTGAAATCAAGCAGATTATAAAACACCCACACTTCGACGAGGAAACTTTGGTCAACGACTTGGCGGTAATCAAGTTGGCCAGGAGatccaacaagccagtggcctgtctGTGGAACCAGGAGTCCCTGCCCGAGAGTCCGCTGACTGCCCTGGGCTATGGACAAACCAAGTTCG CTGGCCCACACTCCAATGATCTGCTGCAAATAATGCTCCACCACTTGAACGTTCAACAATGCCAGAGATATTTGCAAAACGATGACAAATTAGTTAATGGCTTGGGATCAGGACAACTATGCGCCGGGGATTACTCCGGTAATATGGACACTTGTCAG GGAGATTCTGGAGGACCTCTATTGCTCCATCAGCATATGCGGCATCAGCACCATCGTATTCCCTATGTGGTGGGAATAACTTCCTTTGGAGGAGCCTGTGCCACTGGAGAGCCCGGGGTTTACGTGAGAATAGTCCACTACATTCAGTGGATAGAACAACAGGTGTGGCCATGA